A window of Chlorocebus sabaeus isolate Y175 chromosome 14, mChlSab1.0.hap1, whole genome shotgun sequence contains these coding sequences:
- the TIA1 gene encoding cytotoxic granule associated RNA binding protein TIA1 isoform X10 — protein sequence MNGRKIMGKEVKVNWATTPSSQKKDTSNHFHVFVGDLSPEITTEDIKAAFAPFGRISDARVVKDMATGKSKGYGFVSFFNKWDAENAIQQMGGQWLGGRQIRTNWATRKPPAPKSTYESNTKQLSYDEVVNQSSPSNCTVYCGGVTSGLTEQLMRQTFSPFGQIMEIRVFPDKGYSFVRFNSHESAAHAIVSVNGTTIEGHVVKCYWGKETLDMINPVQQQNQIGYPQPYGQWGQWYGNAQQIGQYMPNGWQVPAYGMYGQAWNQQGFNQTQSSAPWMGPNYGVQPPQGQNGSMLPSQPSGYRVAGYETQ from the exons ATGAATGGACGGAAGATAATGGGTAAG gaaGTCAAAGTGAATTGGGCAACAACCCCCAGCAGTCAAAAGAAAGATACAAGCA AtcatttccatgtctttgttggTGATCTCAGTCCAGAAATTACAACTGAAGATATAAAAGCTGCTTTTGCACCATTTGGAAGAATATC AGATGCCCGAGTGGTAAAAGACATGGCAACAGGAAAGTCTAAGGGATATGGCTTTGtctcctttttcaacaaatgg GATGCTGAAAACGCCATTCAACAGATGGGTGGCCAGTGGCTTGGTGGAAGACAAATCAGAACTAACTGGGCAACCCGAAAGCCTCCCGCTCCAAAGAGTACATATGAGT CAAATACCAAACAGCTATCATATGATGAGGTTGTAAATCAATCTAGTCCAAGCAACTGTACTGTATACTGTGGAGGTGTTACTTCTGGGCTAACAG AACAACTAATGCGTCAGACTTTTTCACCATTTGGACAAATAATGGAAATTCGAGTCTTTCCAGATAAAGGATATTCATTTGTTCG GTTCAATTCCCATGAAAGTGCAGCACATGCAATTGTTTCTGTTAATGGTACTACCATTGAAGGTCATGTTGTGAAATGCTATTGGGGCAAAGAAACTCTTGATATGATAAATCCCGTGCAACAG caGAATCAAATTGGATATCCACAACCTTATGGCCAGTGGGGTCAGTGGTATGGAAATGCACAACAAATTGGCCAGTATATGCCTAATGGTTGGCAAGTTCCTGCATATGGAATGTATGGCCAGGCATGGAACCAGCAAGGATTTAA TCAGACACAGTCTTCTGCACCATGGATGGGACCAAATTATGGAGTGCAACCGCCTCAAGGGCAAAATGGCAGCATGTTGCCCAGTCAGCCTTCTGGGTATCGAGTGGCAGGGTATGAAACCCAGTGA
- the TIA1 gene encoding cytotoxic granule associated RNA binding protein TIA1 isoform X9 yields the protein MNGRKIMGKEVKVNWATTPSSQKKDTSSSTVVSTQRSQDHFHVFVGDLSPEITTEDIKAAFAPFGRISDARVVKDMATGKSKGYGFVSFFNKWDAENAIQQMGGQWLGGRQIRTNWATRKPPAPKSTYESNTKQLSYDEVVNQSSPSNCTVYCGGVTSGLTEQLMRQTFSPFGQIMEIRVFPDKGYSFVRFNSHESAAHAIVSVNGTTIEGHVVKCYWGKETLDMINPVQQQNQIGYPQPYGQWGQWYGNAQQIGQYMPNGWQVPAYGMYGQAWNQQGFNQTQSSAPWMGPNYGVQPPQGQNGSMLPSQPSGYRVAGYETQ from the exons ATGAATGGACGGAAGATAATGGGTAAG gaaGTCAAAGTGAATTGGGCAACAACCCCCAGCAGTCAAAAGAAAGATACAAGCA GTAGTACCGTTGTCAGCACACAGCGTTCACAAG AtcatttccatgtctttgttggTGATCTCAGTCCAGAAATTACAACTGAAGATATAAAAGCTGCTTTTGCACCATTTGGAAGAATATC AGATGCCCGAGTGGTAAAAGACATGGCAACAGGAAAGTCTAAGGGATATGGCTTTGtctcctttttcaacaaatgg GATGCTGAAAACGCCATTCAACAGATGGGTGGCCAGTGGCTTGGTGGAAGACAAATCAGAACTAACTGGGCAACCCGAAAGCCTCCCGCTCCAAAGAGTACATATGAGT CAAATACCAAACAGCTATCATATGATGAGGTTGTAAATCAATCTAGTCCAAGCAACTGTACTGTATACTGTGGAGGTGTTACTTCTGGGCTAACAG AACAACTAATGCGTCAGACTTTTTCACCATTTGGACAAATAATGGAAATTCGAGTCTTTCCAGATAAAGGATATTCATTTGTTCG GTTCAATTCCCATGAAAGTGCAGCACATGCAATTGTTTCTGTTAATGGTACTACCATTGAAGGTCATGTTGTGAAATGCTATTGGGGCAAAGAAACTCTTGATATGATAAATCCCGTGCAACAG caGAATCAAATTGGATATCCACAACCTTATGGCCAGTGGGGTCAGTGGTATGGAAATGCACAACAAATTGGCCAGTATATGCCTAATGGTTGGCAAGTTCCTGCATATGGAATGTATGGCCAGGCATGGAACCAGCAAGGATTTAA TCAGACACAGTCTTCTGCACCATGGATGGGACCAAATTATGGAGTGCAACCGCCTCAAGGGCAAAATGGCAGCATGTTGCCCAGTCAGCCTTCTGGGTATCGAGTGGCAGGGTATGAAACCCAGTGA
- the TIA1 gene encoding cytotoxic granule associated RNA binding protein TIA1 isoform X12 → MATGKSKGYGFVSFFNKWDAENAIQQMGGQWLGGRQIRTNWATRKPPAPKSTYESNTKQLSYDEVVNQSSPSNCTVYCGGVTSGLTEQLMRQTFSPFGQIMEIRVFPDKGYSFVRFNSHESAAHAIVSVNGTTIEGHVVKCYWGKETLDMINPVQQQNQIGYPQPYGQWGQWYGNAQQIGQYMPNGWQVPAYGMYGQAWNQQGFNQTQSSAPWMGPNYGVQPPQGQNGSMLPSQPSGYRVAGYETQ, encoded by the exons ATGGCAACAGGAAAGTCTAAGGGATATGGCTTTGtctcctttttcaacaaatgg GATGCTGAAAACGCCATTCAACAGATGGGTGGCCAGTGGCTTGGTGGAAGACAAATCAGAACTAACTGGGCAACCCGAAAGCCTCCCGCTCCAAAGAGTACATATGAGT CAAATACCAAACAGCTATCATATGATGAGGTTGTAAATCAATCTAGTCCAAGCAACTGTACTGTATACTGTGGAGGTGTTACTTCTGGGCTAACAG AACAACTAATGCGTCAGACTTTTTCACCATTTGGACAAATAATGGAAATTCGAGTCTTTCCAGATAAAGGATATTCATTTGTTCG GTTCAATTCCCATGAAAGTGCAGCACATGCAATTGTTTCTGTTAATGGTACTACCATTGAAGGTCATGTTGTGAAATGCTATTGGGGCAAAGAAACTCTTGATATGATAAATCCCGTGCAACAG caGAATCAAATTGGATATCCACAACCTTATGGCCAGTGGGGTCAGTGGTATGGAAATGCACAACAAATTGGCCAGTATATGCCTAATGGTTGGCAAGTTCCTGCATATGGAATGTATGGCCAGGCATGGAACCAGCAAGGATTTAA TCAGACACAGTCTTCTGCACCATGGATGGGACCAAATTATGGAGTGCAACCGCCTCAAGGGCAAAATGGCAGCATGTTGCCCAGTCAGCCTTCTGGGTATCGAGTGGCAGGGTATGAAACCCAGTGA
- the TIA1 gene encoding cytotoxic granule associated RNA binding protein TIA1 isoform X8, translated as MIMDVRTAGNDPYCFVEFHEHRHAAAALAAMNGRKIMGKEVKVNWATTPSSQKKDTSSSTVVSTQRSQDHFHVFVGDLSPEITTEDIKAAFAPFGRISDARVVKDMATGKSKGYGFVSFFNKWDAENAIQQMGGQWLGGRQIRTNWATRKPPAPKSTYESNTKQLSYDEVVNQSSPSNCTVYCGGVTSGLTEQLMRQTFSPFGQIMEIRVFPDKGYSFVRFNSHESAAHAIVSVNGTTIEGHVVKCYWGKETLDMINPVQQQNQIGYPQPYGQWGQWYGNAQQIGQYMPNGWQVPAYGMYGQAWNQQGFNQTQSSAPWMGPNYGVQPPQGQNGSMLPSQPSGYRVAGYETQ; from the exons ACAGCTGGAAATGATCCCTATTGTTTTGTGGAGTTTCATGAGCATCGTCATGCAGCCGCAGCATTAGCTGCTATGAATGGACGGAAGATAATGGGTAAG gaaGTCAAAGTGAATTGGGCAACAACCCCCAGCAGTCAAAAGAAAGATACAAGCA GTAGTACCGTTGTCAGCACACAGCGTTCACAAG AtcatttccatgtctttgttggTGATCTCAGTCCAGAAATTACAACTGAAGATATAAAAGCTGCTTTTGCACCATTTGGAAGAATATC AGATGCCCGAGTGGTAAAAGACATGGCAACAGGAAAGTCTAAGGGATATGGCTTTGtctcctttttcaacaaatgg GATGCTGAAAACGCCATTCAACAGATGGGTGGCCAGTGGCTTGGTGGAAGACAAATCAGAACTAACTGGGCAACCCGAAAGCCTCCCGCTCCAAAGAGTACATATGAGT CAAATACCAAACAGCTATCATATGATGAGGTTGTAAATCAATCTAGTCCAAGCAACTGTACTGTATACTGTGGAGGTGTTACTTCTGGGCTAACAG AACAACTAATGCGTCAGACTTTTTCACCATTTGGACAAATAATGGAAATTCGAGTCTTTCCAGATAAAGGATATTCATTTGTTCG GTTCAATTCCCATGAAAGTGCAGCACATGCAATTGTTTCTGTTAATGGTACTACCATTGAAGGTCATGTTGTGAAATGCTATTGGGGCAAAGAAACTCTTGATATGATAAATCCCGTGCAACAG caGAATCAAATTGGATATCCACAACCTTATGGCCAGTGGGGTCAGTGGTATGGAAATGCACAACAAATTGGCCAGTATATGCCTAATGGTTGGCAAGTTCCTGCATATGGAATGTATGGCCAGGCATGGAACCAGCAAGGATTTAA TCAGACACAGTCTTCTGCACCATGGATGGGACCAAATTATGGAGTGCAACCGCCTCAAGGGCAAAATGGCAGCATGTTGCCCAGTCAGCCTTCTGGGTATCGAGTGGCAGGGTATGAAACCCAGTGA
- the TIA1 gene encoding cytotoxic granule associated RNA binding protein TIA1 isoform X11 produces the protein MQDHFHVFVGDLSPEITTEDIKAAFAPFGRISDARVVKDMATGKSKGYGFVSFFNKWDAENAIQQMGGQWLGGRQIRTNWATRKPPAPKSTYESNTKQLSYDEVVNQSSPSNCTVYCGGVTSGLTEQLMRQTFSPFGQIMEIRVFPDKGYSFVRFNSHESAAHAIVSVNGTTIEGHVVKCYWGKETLDMINPVQQQNQIGYPQPYGQWGQWYGNAQQIGQYMPNGWQVPAYGMYGQAWNQQGFNQTQSSAPWMGPNYGVQPPQGQNGSMLPSQPSGYRVAGYETQ, from the exons ATGCAAG AtcatttccatgtctttgttggTGATCTCAGTCCAGAAATTACAACTGAAGATATAAAAGCTGCTTTTGCACCATTTGGAAGAATATC AGATGCCCGAGTGGTAAAAGACATGGCAACAGGAAAGTCTAAGGGATATGGCTTTGtctcctttttcaacaaatgg GATGCTGAAAACGCCATTCAACAGATGGGTGGCCAGTGGCTTGGTGGAAGACAAATCAGAACTAACTGGGCAACCCGAAAGCCTCCCGCTCCAAAGAGTACATATGAGT CAAATACCAAACAGCTATCATATGATGAGGTTGTAAATCAATCTAGTCCAAGCAACTGTACTGTATACTGTGGAGGTGTTACTTCTGGGCTAACAG AACAACTAATGCGTCAGACTTTTTCACCATTTGGACAAATAATGGAAATTCGAGTCTTTCCAGATAAAGGATATTCATTTGTTCG GTTCAATTCCCATGAAAGTGCAGCACATGCAATTGTTTCTGTTAATGGTACTACCATTGAAGGTCATGTTGTGAAATGCTATTGGGGCAAAGAAACTCTTGATATGATAAATCCCGTGCAACAG caGAATCAAATTGGATATCCACAACCTTATGGCCAGTGGGGTCAGTGGTATGGAAATGCACAACAAATTGGCCAGTATATGCCTAATGGTTGGCAAGTTCCTGCATATGGAATGTATGGCCAGGCATGGAACCAGCAAGGATTTAA TCAGACACAGTCTTCTGCACCATGGATGGGACCAAATTATGGAGTGCAACCGCCTCAAGGGCAAAATGGCAGCATGTTGCCCAGTCAGCCTTCTGGGTATCGAGTGGCAGGGTATGAAACCCAGTGA